From a single Sander vitreus isolate 19-12246 chromosome 2, sanVit1, whole genome shotgun sequence genomic region:
- the anp32b gene encoding acidic leucine-rich nuclear phosphoprotein 32 family member B isoform X2 translates to MDMKKRIHLELRNRTPSDVRELVLDNCRSVEGKIEGLTAEFVNLEFLSLINVGLMSVSNLPKLGKLKKLELSDNRISGGLDVLAEKLPNLTHLNLSGNKLKDISTLEPLKKLDNLKSLDLFNCEVTNLNDYRESVFKLLPQLTYLDGYDMEDREASDSDGEVDGDGVDDDEDEEGEEEEDEDGEEEDFDEEEEDEEDEEEVEGEEDDDDVSGEDEEEDLGQDGEVDEEDDDDDDDEEAEASKGEKRKRDPEDEDDDDDDDDDD, encoded by the exons ATGGACATGAAAAAGAGGATCCACTTGGAGCTAAGAAACAGGACACCGTCTGAT GTACGAGAACTTGTCCTTGACAATTGTCGATCTGTTGAAGGAAAAATCGAAGGCCTCACAGCTGAGTTTGTCAACCTGGAATTCCTTAGCTTGATAAATGTTGGCTTAATGTCAGTCTCCAACTTGCCCAAACTAGGAAAACTTAAAAAG CTGGAGTTGAGTGACAACAGAATTAGTGGCGGCCTTGACGTTTTAGCAGAGAAACTACCCAACCTCACACATCTAAACCTGAGTGGCAACAAATTGAAAGACATCAGCACATTGGAACCATTG aaaaagCTGGATAACCTGAAGAGTTTGGACCTGTTCAACTGTGAAGTGACAAACCTGaatgactacagagagagtgtgttcaAGCTGCTGCCCCAGCTTACCTACCTGGATGGTTATGACATGGAGGATAGGGAGGCCTCTGATTCTGACGGAGAGGTGGACGGAGATGGCGTAGATGACGATGAAGATGAAG aaggagaggaggaggaagatgaggatggagaggaggaggactttgacgaggaggaggaggacgaggaagaCGAAGAGGAGGTAGAAGGAGAAGAGGACGATGATGACGTCAGCGGAGAAGATGAG GAGGAAGACTTGGGTCAGGATGGGGAAGTAGATGAAGAAGATGAtgacgacgatgatgatgaagagG CAGAAGCTagcaaaggagagaagagaaagcgAGACCCAGAGGATGAGGACGAcgatgacgacgacgacgacgacgattAA
- the anp32b gene encoding acidic leucine-rich nuclear phosphoprotein 32 family member B isoform X1 produces the protein MDMKKRIHLELRNRTPSDVRELVLDNCRSVEGKIEGLTAEFVNLEFLSLINVGLMSVSNLPKLGKLKKLELSDNRISGGLDVLAEKLPNLTHLNLSGNKLKDISTLEPLKKLDNLKSLDLFNCEVTNLNDYRESVFKLLPQLTYLDGYDMEDREASDSDGEVDGDGVDDDEDEEGEEEEDEDGEEEDFDEEEEDEEDEEEVEGEEDDDDVSGEDEEEDLGQDGEVDEEDDDDDDDEEEAEASKGEKRKRDPEDEDDDDDDDDDD, from the exons ATGGACATGAAAAAGAGGATCCACTTGGAGCTAAGAAACAGGACACCGTCTGAT GTACGAGAACTTGTCCTTGACAATTGTCGATCTGTTGAAGGAAAAATCGAAGGCCTCACAGCTGAGTTTGTCAACCTGGAATTCCTTAGCTTGATAAATGTTGGCTTAATGTCAGTCTCCAACTTGCCCAAACTAGGAAAACTTAAAAAG CTGGAGTTGAGTGACAACAGAATTAGTGGCGGCCTTGACGTTTTAGCAGAGAAACTACCCAACCTCACACATCTAAACCTGAGTGGCAACAAATTGAAAGACATCAGCACATTGGAACCATTG aaaaagCTGGATAACCTGAAGAGTTTGGACCTGTTCAACTGTGAAGTGACAAACCTGaatgactacagagagagtgtgttcaAGCTGCTGCCCCAGCTTACCTACCTGGATGGTTATGACATGGAGGATAGGGAGGCCTCTGATTCTGACGGAGAGGTGGACGGAGATGGCGTAGATGACGATGAAGATGAAG aaggagaggaggaggaagatgaggatggagaggaggaggactttgacgaggaggaggaggacgaggaagaCGAAGAGGAGGTAGAAGGAGAAGAGGACGATGATGACGTCAGCGGAGAAGATGAG GAGGAAGACTTGGGTCAGGATGGGGAAGTAGATGAAGAAGATGAtgacgacgatgatgatgaagagG AAGCAGAAGCTagcaaaggagagaagagaaagcgAGACCCAGAGGATGAGGACGAcgatgacgacgacgacgacgacgattAA